One Alicyclobacillus acidoterrestris DNA window includes the following coding sequences:
- the istB gene encoding IS21-like element helper ATPase IstB, giving the protein MSEALLLAKTEESLLELGLKKAASILPASVEWAAGKQATYVEFLSRLLEAETEERFNRYLHTRLSLAHFPYHKTLADFDFTFQPSIDERPIWELAQLLFVEERSNVILLGPPGVGKTHLAVALGMEALQNRMSVYFVTMQRLVADLRKAHQEGRLEKRLKVYIQPKLLICDEVGYLPLDALDAANFFRLVSERYEQGAMIITSNTSFTNWGTMFGDQVLASALLDRLLHHATTVNIRGNSYRKKDKLKAGVTHALQEEVRD; this is encoded by the coding sequence ATGAGCGAAGCATTGTTATTGGCCAAGACGGAAGAATCTTTGTTGGAACTAGGGCTAAAGAAGGCCGCGTCGATTCTCCCTGCCAGCGTGGAGTGGGCAGCGGGAAAACAGGCGACGTATGTCGAGTTTCTGTCTCGTCTGTTAGAGGCAGAGACGGAGGAGCGGTTCAACCGCTACCTCCATACTCGCCTCAGCCTAGCACACTTCCCGTATCACAAGACGTTGGCAGACTTCGATTTTACGTTTCAGCCGTCCATCGACGAGCGACCAATCTGGGAATTAGCACAACTGTTGTTCGTGGAGGAGCGCAGTAACGTCATCCTCCTCGGTCCGCCCGGCGTGGGAAAGACGCATTTGGCTGTGGCACTGGGGATGGAGGCGTTGCAAAACCGAATGAGTGTGTATTTCGTCACCATGCAGCGGTTGGTCGCCGATTTACGAAAAGCGCATCAGGAGGGCCGATTAGAGAAGCGATTGAAGGTGTACATCCAACCGAAGCTTCTCATCTGCGACGAGGTTGGTTATCTGCCACTGGACGCGCTGGATGCAGCAAACTTCTTTCGTCTGGTTTCTGAGCGGTATGAACAAGGGGCGATGATTATCACATCCAATACGAGCTTCACTAACTGGGGAACCATGTTTGGGGATCAGGTGCTGGCATCGGCTCTACTTGATCGGTTGCTTCACCACGCGACAACGGTCAACATACGCGGGAACAGCTACCGGAAGAAGGATAAACTCAAAGCGGGCGTGACCCATGCCCTGCAAGAGGAGGTGAGAGACTAA
- a CDS encoding glycoside hydrolase domain-containing protein — MKSAGITHVGRYLGPATNWKTMQQTEAQAILAASLNLWSIWETNPTNASYFSDAQGASDGKTEAAYAQSFGQPKGTAIYHTIDYDVQPDAYSRILEHFQAIKAANTGYKVGVYGPYGVLQYLYQNGAADYYWQTYAWSGGFLVSFAHLYQYQNSVTVAGINVDRDRILLDPGGWQQIMASTLQRGSTGDAVKTLQQELNTVLGIKLTVDGIFGPSTEAAVKSFQQQYHLSVDGIVGPQTEAALKAAYAAKSGTTGKVQQAISLIQQAQSLLKEVE, encoded by the coding sequence CTGAAATCCGCAGGGATCACGCATGTCGGCCGTTATCTCGGTCCAGCGACGAACTGGAAAACGATGCAACAGACCGAAGCGCAGGCCATCCTTGCGGCCAGTCTGAATCTGTGGAGCATCTGGGAGACGAACCCTACGAACGCCAGCTACTTCTCGGATGCACAAGGAGCGTCTGACGGTAAAACGGAGGCAGCTTATGCACAGTCCTTTGGGCAGCCAAAGGGAACGGCCATCTACCACACCATTGATTACGATGTCCAACCGGACGCTTATTCGCGCATCCTGGAGCATTTCCAGGCCATCAAGGCTGCTAATACCGGGTACAAGGTCGGCGTATACGGTCCGTATGGCGTCCTACAGTACCTGTACCAGAACGGCGCGGCCGACTACTACTGGCAAACCTACGCCTGGTCGGGCGGCTTTCTCGTATCGTTCGCGCACCTGTACCAGTACCAAAACAGCGTAACTGTGGCCGGAATTAACGTAGACCGCGACAGAATTCTTCTCGACCCTGGGGGGTGGCAACAGATCATGGCAAGCACTTTACAAAGAGGCAGTACCGGCGACGCGGTCAAGACACTGCAACAGGAACTGAATACCGTACTGGGCATCAAGCTCACTGTGGACGGTATCTTCGGACCGAGCACCGAGGCTGCCGTCAAATCGTTTCAGCAGCAATATCACCTGTCGGTGGACGGTATCGTCGGTCCGCAAACCGAAGCTGCACTGAAGGCGGCGTATGCCGCAAAATCCGGCACCACAGGCAAGGTGCAACAAGCAATCAGCTTAATTCAACAGGCACAGAGCCTGCTCAAGGAGGTAGAGTGA
- a CDS encoding Ger(x)C family spore germination protein, translating into MRSRLLRKLAFLFVTSVGSLLLPGCFDIQEVDDMNIVIALGIDRTDDGLVRVTAQLVNPDAAPSAGGSGSGSGEGSGKGGAPFIIREETGTIIEDAMDKFKADVPHLMYLAHNTVLVFGSDYAKQGIDGALDYFERNRYFRRNQLFLVTPGQAQDVLSAPSEPEPLNALGLRALVEQIGEMFRVVNSEQLEVMKEYLSPSQASVLSLVDRGATGHILMKGVALFRGAKMVDVLTVDETKGLAWLMMDTRQVVIPLPCDAKDGDVGSAVRLLGSHTQVIPRFGSDGVSFLVKVQARAEIDRLCPNDRLSEKTYQQLEQKTAKYMERHMQAVMTKLQADDVDACQFGTRLFIEDPHTWRQISAQWPAYFARAQVRCNVRVHITRTALSSNTPESAASRSGLAPPAGRGVITQ; encoded by the coding sequence ATGAGGTCGCGCCTTCTGCGTAAGCTGGCCTTCCTCTTCGTGACGAGCGTCGGTTCGTTGCTTTTGCCAGGGTGTTTTGACATTCAGGAGGTCGACGACATGAATATCGTCATAGCCCTTGGTATCGACCGGACCGACGACGGCTTGGTACGAGTGACGGCCCAACTCGTCAATCCGGATGCCGCTCCTTCGGCTGGAGGGAGCGGTTCAGGTTCAGGGGAAGGTTCAGGGAAAGGCGGCGCGCCCTTCATTATCCGTGAAGAGACGGGCACAATTATCGAAGACGCGATGGATAAATTCAAGGCGGACGTACCTCACCTCATGTACTTGGCGCACAACACGGTGTTGGTGTTCGGAAGCGACTACGCAAAGCAAGGCATTGACGGGGCACTTGACTACTTCGAGCGGAACCGGTACTTTCGCCGCAATCAACTGTTCCTCGTGACACCGGGACAGGCCCAGGATGTTCTTTCGGCACCGTCCGAACCTGAGCCGCTGAACGCGCTGGGCCTTCGTGCTTTAGTGGAGCAAATCGGTGAGATGTTCCGCGTTGTCAACAGTGAGCAACTCGAGGTAATGAAGGAGTACCTGTCACCGTCGCAGGCCTCCGTCCTGTCGTTGGTAGACAGAGGCGCTACGGGCCACATTCTCATGAAAGGGGTTGCTTTGTTTCGCGGTGCAAAGATGGTGGACGTCCTGACGGTGGACGAGACGAAGGGGCTCGCGTGGCTCATGATGGACACCCGCCAGGTGGTCATCCCCCTGCCGTGCGACGCCAAGGACGGCGACGTTGGAAGCGCCGTGCGATTGCTCGGTTCCCACACCCAGGTCATTCCACGGTTTGGCAGCGATGGGGTGAGTTTTCTGGTGAAGGTTCAAGCGCGGGCGGAGATCGACCGACTTTGTCCGAATGATCGGTTGAGCGAGAAAACTTACCAGCAACTTGAGCAGAAAACTGCCAAGTACATGGAACGGCATATGCAGGCAGTGATGACAAAGCTCCAAGCCGACGATGTGGACGCTTGCCAGTTCGGCACGCGATTGTTTATCGAAGACCCACACACGTGGCGACAGATTAGTGCTCAATGGCCAGCTTACTTTGCTCGGGCGCAGGTCAGATGCAATGTACGCGTCCATATTACCCGGACCGCCCTTTCTTCCAATACACCCGAATCCGCGGCCTCGCGAAGTGGCTTGGCTCCACCGGCAGGGCGCGGAGTGATTACACAGTGA
- a CDS encoding spore germination protein — protein sequence MLLKKRGKKAKDLGNHPDRIAGLVDASWHQPDEPLPSRLEGLRGWIEGEWQHCDDLLRREVDVHGTRVLLIWLRGLVDLARIEEGVLQPLETLSRRPSDIRQIGSVLHTVHIRSIGLRYELNTAVSDGQVVLYADGSKVALVLDISDPPARAVEKAENEPTIEGPQEAFIEHLELNIALLRKRIRSPRLKVESMRIGVYSKTTVCIAYIEGIAKPTLVDEARQRLRKISIDGVNDINKLRELIGDAPYTLFPTTEETERPDRVTGSLLQGRIAIMLDGAPTSLMVPAQFINFLASAEDYYMNYTLTLFIRILRHIAYWSSLMLPSLYVALLSYNQDLIPTPLLVSVEAQHRGIPFPTTLEALVMMCVFEALREAGTRLPKAVGQSVSIVGTLIVGDSAVRAGLVSPGMVIVVAGTGIASFSLPAYGFVNSSRIIQFAFVIIAGIFGLVGIVVLGLVLVTHLVSLRSFGVPYMAPIAPFTWSDMKDTFIRVPWFATRRRPEQLEPIDRVSNRSPAPRVPKKSPYGEGQP from the coding sequence GTGTTACTTAAGAAGCGGGGTAAGAAGGCCAAAGATCTCGGGAACCATCCTGACAGAATTGCCGGCTTGGTGGATGCTTCGTGGCATCAGCCGGATGAACCCTTGCCCTCCCGTCTAGAAGGTTTACGTGGCTGGATTGAAGGGGAGTGGCAACACTGTGACGACTTGCTACGCCGCGAAGTCGACGTTCACGGTACGCGCGTACTTTTGATCTGGCTGCGCGGTTTGGTGGACCTTGCGCGAATCGAAGAGGGTGTTCTCCAGCCCCTTGAGACCTTGTCACGACGGCCATCAGACATACGGCAGATTGGGTCCGTCCTGCACACAGTACACATCCGTTCGATCGGACTGCGCTACGAATTGAACACTGCTGTGTCGGATGGCCAGGTGGTGCTCTACGCCGACGGTTCCAAAGTGGCTCTCGTACTTGATATCAGCGATCCTCCGGCGCGGGCCGTCGAAAAAGCTGAGAACGAGCCCACTATTGAGGGTCCTCAGGAGGCGTTCATCGAGCATTTGGAGCTCAACATCGCGCTCCTGCGCAAGCGGATCCGCAGTCCGCGCCTTAAGGTCGAATCAATGCGTATCGGCGTATACTCCAAGACTACCGTATGCATCGCCTATATCGAAGGCATCGCCAAACCAACTCTGGTGGACGAAGCGCGCCAACGGCTGCGCAAGATTTCCATCGACGGAGTGAATGATATCAACAAGTTGCGCGAACTGATCGGCGACGCGCCGTACACCCTGTTTCCGACAACCGAAGAGACCGAGCGACCGGACCGGGTGACGGGCAGTCTGCTGCAGGGGCGCATCGCCATCATGCTCGACGGAGCGCCAACCAGCTTGATGGTACCGGCACAGTTCATCAATTTTCTGGCATCAGCCGAAGATTATTACATGAACTACACGCTAACGTTGTTCATTCGCATTTTGCGCCACATCGCATACTGGTCTTCCCTCATGTTGCCGTCTCTGTACGTGGCCCTGTTATCTTACAACCAAGACTTGATACCGACACCGTTGCTCGTCAGCGTGGAGGCCCAACACCGCGGCATTCCCTTTCCGACCACCTTGGAAGCGCTCGTGATGATGTGCGTCTTTGAAGCCCTGCGTGAAGCCGGGACGCGGCTGCCAAAGGCCGTTGGGCAATCGGTCAGCATTGTCGGTACGCTTATTGTCGGCGACTCCGCAGTGCGTGCGGGCCTGGTATCTCCGGGCATGGTAATAGTGGTGGCAGGAACCGGAATCGCATCGTTTTCTCTTCCAGCGTATGGATTCGTGAATTCAAGCCGGATTATTCAATTCGCATTCGTCATCATAGCCGGCATTTTCGGACTGGTCGGCATTGTCGTCCTCGGATTAGTCCTTGTGACGCATCTCGTCTCTCTGCGTTCCTTCGGGGTTCCTTACATGGCCCCCATCGCGCCGTTTACTTGGTCGGACATGAAGGATACGTTCATTCGGGTTCCCTGGTTTGCGACCAGACGACGCCCTGAGCAGCTTGAACCGATCGACCGTGTCAGCAACCGCAGTCCAGCACCGCGAGTTCCCAAAAAATCTCCCTATGGCGAGGGGCAGCCATGA
- the istA gene encoding IS21 family transposase, which yields MTESEKMEVRRMYQEGVSISELSRRTGHDRKTIRKVVQEQEDGKKPLSGTKRKGSKLESYKPYVEQRMRFGVLNAERILREIREQGYTGGITVLREFMHPLRPVVSAKATRRFETGPGEQAQIDLGAFPYIDTEGNRRTLWCFAMVLSYSRMLYLEFIKASDQLHILQALRNALEFFEGVPKTILSDNCAPLVLSNDGHGHVDWQPVYLDFAKYYGFVPKACKPYRSRTKGKIERPIRYIRDSFWPTAFVDLAEVN from the coding sequence ATGACGGAGAGTGAGAAAATGGAAGTTAGAAGGATGTATCAGGAAGGCGTGAGTATCTCTGAACTCTCTCGAAGAACTGGACATGACCGTAAGACGATTCGAAAGGTGGTCCAAGAGCAGGAGGATGGAAAGAAGCCTTTATCTGGGACCAAACGAAAAGGCAGTAAGTTGGAATCCTATAAGCCGTATGTAGAACAGCGGATGCGTTTTGGCGTACTAAACGCGGAGAGGATTTTACGAGAGATTCGGGAGCAGGGATACACTGGTGGGATCACGGTTCTTCGTGAGTTTATGCACCCGCTTCGCCCCGTTGTCTCTGCCAAGGCAACGAGGCGGTTCGAAACGGGTCCCGGTGAGCAGGCCCAAATCGATTTAGGCGCGTTCCCGTATATCGACACCGAGGGGAATCGGCGCACACTGTGGTGTTTTGCTATGGTTCTATCCTACTCCCGGATGCTCTATTTGGAGTTTATCAAAGCGTCAGACCAGCTGCATATCCTACAAGCACTGCGGAATGCGCTTGAATTTTTTGAAGGGGTGCCAAAGACCATTCTCAGTGACAACTGTGCACCGCTCGTTCTGTCCAACGACGGACATGGACACGTGGACTGGCAACCGGTTTATTTGGATTTCGCCAAGTATTACGGGTTTGTTCCTAAGGCCTGCAAACCCTATCGTAGCCGTACGAAAGGAAAAATTGAGCGACCCATTCGCTATATCCGCGACAGCTTTTGGCCGACCGCGTTTGTGGACCTGGCAGAGGTCAATTAG
- a CDS encoding MerR family DNA-binding transcriptional regulator, whose product MYTVKKVTKMLDLTEHTVRYYTDKGLVPSVQRDINNNRLFDDESLIGLQLPNF is encoded by the coding sequence ATGTATACCGTAAAAAAAGTAACTAAGATGCTTGATTTGACCGAACACACTGTTCGCTACTATACCGATAAGGGACTAGTCCCAAGTGTGCAGCGCGACATCAATAACAATCGTCTTTTTGATGACGAGTCCTTAATTGGCTTACAGCTGCCAAATTTCTGA
- a CDS encoding SDR family NAD(P)-dependent oxidoreductase has protein sequence MALDVTDADQARYVVRQAHAHFGKLDIVLNNAGYTLVGTVEEASEAEVRALFDTSYFGMLRVIQAALPLLRQQGHLLGVSSGMGIVAMPLIGFYCASKWAVEALYESLAQEVKGFGINDAARARSLCDRFCKSLVAEDRTGN, from the coding sequence ATGGCGCTCGACGTAACTGATGCCGATCAGGCTCGATATGTCGTTCGGCAGGCACACGCGCATTTCGGCAAGCTGGACATTGTCCTCAACAATGCCGGTTACACCCTGGTCGGAACGGTTGAGGAGGCTAGCGAGGCCGAAGTCCGCGCTCTGTTTGACACGAGCTACTTTGGTATGCTTCGGGTCATCCAAGCAGCCCTGCCTCTGCTGCGGCAACAGGGCCATTTACTCGGCGTCTCAAGCGGCATGGGGATTGTGGCGATGCCGCTCATCGGCTTCTATTGCGCCTCCAAATGGGCAGTCGAAGCGCTCTACGAAAGCCTGGCGCAAGAGGTCAAAGGCTTTGGCATCAATGACGCTGCTCGAGCCCGGAGCCTATGCGACCGATTTTGCAAGTCCCTCGTCGCTGAAGACCGCACCGGGAATTGA
- a CDS encoding IS4 family transposase → MDKDTTKSTLAEYLSPLNPVEMLREIKTLGLDRYTKKLDSITFLQLLVFAQLQQIDSLTSMSALLNENRQLQAELGLESISTSQLSRKLRQMDTKFPSSVFQRCVAQIVRTAGTKKATQALKRMNLVDASTITMCVSQYPWAEFRQTKAGVKLHLRLVFENDLTYPDKEILTPVKPADRTQMANLVVNEPDALNVFDRGYVDYQKFDEYILNGTRFVTRLRDNASIMEVYEERPVAPDSPVIRDAVIRLGSKFRNMVHPTRWLEVLDSDGRRIIILTNDLTMDATEICDLYRNRWQIELFFKWIKQHLHVKKFYGKSENAVYNQLRIALITFCLLVLLRLRVRHPGRLLDIYKCVRWHWSEPFTEFRCYLSRPPTRASTGRKKVKTEEIFAMTLQQYIDEEIEHLESMVYDPIEYPKCGI, encoded by the coding sequence ATGGACAAGGATACCACGAAATCCACATTGGCGGAATATCTTTCTCCACTGAATCCAGTGGAAATGTTGCGTGAGATTAAAACACTTGGTCTGGATAGGTACACGAAGAAACTTGATTCCATCACGTTTCTCCAATTGCTTGTGTTTGCCCAGTTGCAGCAAATCGACTCCTTAACCAGTATGAGTGCCTTGTTGAACGAGAATCGTCAACTACAGGCCGAACTTGGTCTCGAGTCGATCAGCACATCACAGTTGTCCCGTAAGTTGAGACAGATGGACACGAAGTTTCCATCGTCCGTTTTCCAACGATGTGTTGCGCAAATTGTCCGTACTGCCGGGACTAAAAAGGCCACACAGGCATTAAAGCGGATGAACTTGGTTGACGCTTCGACCATCACGATGTGTGTCTCTCAATATCCGTGGGCAGAATTTAGGCAGACAAAAGCAGGCGTGAAACTGCACCTGCGCCTCGTATTTGAGAATGACCTGACGTATCCGGATAAGGAGATTCTGACTCCCGTCAAACCAGCGGATAGGACTCAAATGGCCAATCTGGTGGTCAATGAGCCGGATGCACTCAACGTATTCGACCGTGGTTACGTCGATTATCAGAAATTTGACGAGTATATCCTGAATGGAACACGCTTTGTCACACGACTTCGGGATAATGCCAGCATCATGGAAGTTTATGAAGAGAGACCTGTGGCACCAGATTCACCCGTTATTCGGGATGCAGTCATACGGCTGGGTTCGAAATTCCGGAATATGGTTCATCCAACGCGCTGGCTCGAAGTACTGGACAGTGATGGACGAAGAATCATTATACTGACAAACGATTTAACGATGGATGCAACAGAGATCTGTGATTTGTATAGGAATCGTTGGCAGATCGAACTCTTCTTCAAATGGATTAAGCAACACCTGCATGTAAAGAAATTCTATGGGAAGAGTGAAAATGCGGTCTACAACCAATTGCGCATTGCATTGATTACCTTCTGTTTACTCGTGTTGCTGCGGTTGAGGGTAAGACATCCGGGAAGGCTGCTCGATATCTACAAATGTGTACGATGGCATTGGTCAGAGCCCTTCACAGAGTTCCGGTGTTATTTAAGCCGGCCACCCACAAGAGCGTCAACTGGGCGAAAGAAGGTGAAGACAGAAGAAATCTTCGCAATGACGCTACAGCAGTACATAGACGAAGAGATTGAGCACTTAGAGAGTATGGTGTACGACCCAATTGAATATCCAAAATGTGGGATTTGA
- a CDS encoding MerR family transcriptional regulator, whose translation MSIKDIKRFVDLRLEGISTIQERYEIILKQKAVALAQVEEAKRSVKYLEDNAKHYLDVINAVITDDTNPGKWSNRNHTQTHH comes from the coding sequence ATGTCAATCAAAGACATCAAAAGGTTTGTAGATTTGCGTTTGGAAGGAATTTCAACCATTCAGGAACGCTATGAAATTATTTTGAAACAAAAGGCCGTTGCTCTGGCTCAGGTGGAGGAAGCGAAACGAAGCGTCAAATATCTAGAAGACAACGCAAAACACTACCTTGATGTTATCAATGCTGTGATCACCGATGACACAAATCCTGGTAAATGGAGTAATAGAAATCACACGCAGACACACCACTAA
- a CDS encoding GerAB/ArcD/ProY family transporter yields the protein MSNVQISRFQLVIVLVWSILATGIVTVPFIVAQFTVRDSWITGLLFVAGGLLSAGTAAVFIRALPNRNLTNGLIDTFGPWLGRMFCLWFLVWLYLINCTILREVESFVSITILPRTPEYIIGLLGMAGISYMVYMGVEVVMRDCEFIIPLALVVTPVLFALSMKHMDVHELMPVLADGWQPVLRGAVTPDLTYALELLISLQFVRALRESRTLPKDMVTATAILTVLLTVIQIITTGVVGQSESYLSYPVLETVRSIRIGRFLERLDTLYVIGVMSTICIKLGVFHYAWCEGMKDVFKLSSHRIMALSGGLFVWAGSFAFFRSTKEMEHFIAGVAPAYFVVTLICIPLLAAMVMKFRRQAKR from the coding sequence ATGTCGAACGTACAGATTTCCCGATTTCAACTCGTCATCGTACTCGTTTGGAGCATCCTTGCCACCGGCATCGTCACAGTCCCGTTCATCGTTGCCCAATTCACCGTCCGCGACAGCTGGATTACGGGTCTCCTGTTTGTGGCCGGGGGCCTGTTGTCCGCTGGTACCGCTGCGGTATTCATCCGTGCGCTGCCAAACCGAAATCTAACCAACGGCTTGATTGACACATTCGGACCATGGCTGGGACGCATGTTTTGTCTTTGGTTTCTTGTCTGGCTGTACCTGATTAATTGCACCATCCTCCGGGAAGTAGAATCGTTTGTGAGCATCACCATCCTGCCTAGAACCCCGGAATATATCATCGGACTACTCGGCATGGCTGGGATCTCATACATGGTGTATATGGGTGTGGAGGTCGTTATGCGGGACTGTGAGTTCATCATACCGCTCGCGCTCGTTGTGACACCTGTTCTCTTTGCCCTGTCCATGAAGCACATGGATGTCCATGAACTGATGCCAGTTCTCGCCGACGGCTGGCAGCCGGTGCTCCGCGGTGCCGTCACACCGGATCTGACCTACGCATTGGAACTGTTGATTAGCCTACAGTTCGTACGGGCCTTGCGCGAAAGCCGGACCCTTCCCAAAGACATGGTCACGGCTACGGCCATCCTGACTGTTCTCTTGACCGTCATTCAGATAATTACGACAGGCGTAGTGGGGCAATCCGAGAGTTATCTGTCGTATCCGGTGCTCGAAACCGTCCGCAGCATTCGCATCGGTCGCTTCCTGGAGCGCCTGGACACACTCTACGTGATAGGTGTGATGTCCACCATATGCATAAAACTGGGTGTGTTTCACTACGCCTGGTGTGAAGGTATGAAGGACGTTTTTAAACTGTCATCACACCGAATTATGGCGCTCTCCGGCGGCTTATTCGTGTGGGCTGGCAGTTTTGCATTCTTTCGCAGTACGAAGGAAATGGAGCACTTCATCGCGGGTGTGGCGCCAGCGTATTTTGTGGTGACATTGATATGTATTCCCCTTTTAGCTGCCATGGTAATGAAATTTCGGAGGCAAGCAAAACGTTAG
- a CDS encoding FMN-binding glutamate synthase family protein — MASNHTQAWIQFGLIYIGILLLVSLAAYLTIPWWWRWAFERVFRRSVRILFEEPYTSNLAEGLTAVQKFGVQWMIENEIRSQEGRPLAKPIGTTRQFPHFDGLLFSPAQLQRRPLNHQVAVVSKTVIGRRADRPMIVSMPILISAMGYGVALSKPFVRALMKGAAMAGIASNTGQGAWLPEFRALAKHLVVQVHDAPWRPSREALRTADMIEVRLGQGAHAGCGTVIYPEDLTKNIANDFGSPDALTTGCYIPAGVSEASHPGALRRLVRHLRSVSEGAPVAVKIAASHNLEHDLAIAVRAGFDVIVVDGAQGGTHSSPAILVDDFGLPTLVALCRAQKFLVDHGLRSRIDLVISGGIRTPGDMLKALALGADAVYIGTAALFAATHTQIVNTIPFEPPTAIAWAKGSKRRSFDEDRGAQSLGNFLTSCVEEMKLGARALGKTSLHDVDATDLVAWQEDVARITGVPLV, encoded by the coding sequence GTGGCATCTAATCATACACAGGCGTGGATTCAATTTGGACTAATTTACATTGGAATCCTCCTTTTGGTAAGTTTAGCCGCGTATCTGACAATTCCCTGGTGGTGGCGATGGGCGTTTGAGCGGGTTTTCCGCCGTTCTGTGCGAATTCTGTTCGAAGAACCCTATACGTCAAACTTAGCTGAAGGCCTGACGGCGGTACAAAAATTTGGAGTTCAGTGGATGATTGAAAATGAGATCCGCTCCCAAGAGGGCAGGCCATTGGCTAAGCCCATTGGGACAACACGTCAATTCCCCCATTTTGACGGGTTGTTATTTTCCCCTGCCCAGTTACAACGACGTCCGCTTAATCATCAAGTCGCCGTAGTTAGTAAGACAGTCATCGGCCGGAGGGCGGACCGCCCAATGATCGTTTCCATGCCCATCCTGATCTCCGCCATGGGATACGGTGTCGCCTTAAGTAAACCGTTTGTCCGAGCATTGATGAAGGGTGCAGCGATGGCAGGTATTGCGAGTAACACTGGACAGGGAGCATGGTTGCCGGAATTCCGCGCGCTGGCCAAACACCTTGTCGTGCAAGTGCACGATGCCCCCTGGCGCCCCTCACGTGAAGCCTTACGCACCGCCGATATGATAGAAGTCCGATTGGGACAAGGAGCTCACGCTGGTTGCGGTACCGTCATCTATCCGGAGGATTTAACTAAAAATATTGCAAACGACTTCGGGTCTCCGGATGCTCTGACTACCGGATGCTATATCCCTGCCGGCGTTTCGGAAGCGTCCCACCCAGGTGCACTTCGAAGACTCGTTCGCCACCTGAGAAGTGTTAGCGAAGGTGCCCCCGTCGCCGTGAAAATCGCCGCGAGCCATAACCTCGAACATGATTTGGCCATCGCCGTCCGTGCTGGGTTCGACGTAATTGTCGTAGATGGTGCTCAAGGAGGTACTCACTCATCCCCTGCTATCCTCGTAGACGATTTCGGCTTGCCGACACTTGTCGCCCTTTGCCGGGCACAGAAATTTCTGGTCGACCATGGGTTGCGTAGCCGCATCGACCTCGTCATCTCTGGTGGCATTCGCACGCCTGGAGATATGTTGAAAGCCCTGGCGCTAGGAGCTGACGCAGTATACATTGGCACCGCCGCCCTGTTCGCTGCCACACACACGCAAATCGTCAATACAATTCCGTTTGAGCCGCCTACCGCAATAGCGTGGGCAAAAGGTAGCAAACGCCGAAGTTTTGACGAAGACCGAGGTGCCCAGAGTTTGGGCAATTTTTTAACCAGCTGCGTCGAGGAGATGAAACTCGGGGCGAGAGCTCTTGGCAAAACAAGCCTACACGACGTAGATGCTACAGACTTGGTTGCTTGGCAGGAAGATGTGGCGCGTATCACAGGTGTACCCTTGGTGTAG